The DNA region GGAGAGGTGTGTCATGTGAATTGAACTCAAACTCAAACTCAATATCAAACACTTTAGATAGTGACTCGGTGCAAGTAGTAGTGGGTCTCAACCTTTCTGACTCGTCACTCACCGGGTCAATATCACCTTCACTCGGTCTCTTACAAAACCTGCTCCACCTTGATCTCTCCTCCAACAGCCTCATGGGTCCCATTCCACCTAACCTCTCTAAACTCACTTCATTGCAATCTTTGCTTCTCTTCTCCAACCAACTCACGGGTCACATTCCCACTGAGTTGGGCTCGCTCACGAGTCTCCGAGTCATGCGACTCGGTGACAATACACTAACGGGAAAGATTCCCGCGTCTCTTGGGAACCTGGTGAACTTAGTCAACCTCGGCTTGGCTTCCTGTGGACTCACCGGGTCGATTCCGAGGCGATTAGGTAAACTCAGTCTCTTGGAGAATCTGATTCTGCAGGACAACGAGTTGATGGGTCCGATTCCTACAGAGTTGGGGAACTGCTCAAGCCTCACCATCTTCACTGCAGCTAACAACAAACTCAACGGCTCAATCCCGAGTGAACTGGGTCAACTCAGTAATCTGCAAATTCTCAACTTTGCCAACAACAGCTTATCAGGGGAGATTCCGAGCCAACTCGGTGACGTGAGCCAACTCGTTTACATGAACTTCATGGGGAACCAGCTCGAGGGTGCTATTCCACCGTCTCTAGCTCAACTGGGTAATCTTCAAAATCTGGACTTGTCAACGAACAAGCTCAGTGGAGGAATCCCAGAGGAGTTAGGCAACATGGGTGAGTTAGCTTATTTGGTTCTGTCTGGTAACAACCTTAATTGTGTCATACCAAAGACCATATGTTCCAATGCAACAAGTTTGGAGCACTTGATGTTGTCAGAAAGTGGACTTCATGGTGATATTCCAGCTGAGTTGAGTCAGTGCCAGCAACTAAAGCAACTTGATTTGTCCAACAATGCACTCAATGGGTCCATAAATCTTGAGCTTTATGGGTTGCTGGGGCTAACTGATCTTTTGTTGAACAATAACAGCTTGGTTGGTTCCATCTCTCCCTTCATAGGGAACCTCAGTGGTTTGCAGACACTTGCTTTGTTTCACAACAATTTGCAAGGTGCTCTTCCAAGAGAGATTGGAATGCTTGGGAAGTTGGAAATTTTGTATCTTTATGATAATCAATTGTCAGAGGCTATACCTATGGAGATTGGTAATTGTTCTAGTTTGCAAATGGTTGATTTCTTTGGGAACCATTTCAGTGGAAAAATTCCCATCACTATTGGAAGGCTGAAAGAGTTGAACTTTCTTCACCTTAGACAGAATGAGCTTGTGGGTGAGATTCCAGCCACCTTGGGTAATTGTCACAAACTGAACATTCTTGATTTGGCTGACAATCAGCTCTCGGGTGCAATCCCCGCAACGTTTGGATTCCTCGAGGCGTTGCAACAGCTCATGCTCTACAACAATTCTCTTGAAGGTAACCTCCCTCACCAATTGATAAATGTAGCAAACTTGACCAGagtgaatctttcaaagaacagaTTGAATGGTAGTATTGCTGCATTGTGTAGCTCtcaatcatttctttctttcGATGTTACCGAAAACGAGTTTGACGGTGAAATTCCTTCCCAAATGGGGAACTCACCCTCCCTTCAGAGGCTGAGATTGGGTAACAATAAATTCTCTGGTGAAATTCCAAGGACATTGGCAAAAATCCGTGAGCTGTCATTGTTGGACCTCTCAGGAAATTCACTCACTGGACCAATACCAGCTGAGCTTTCTTTGTGCAACAAATTGGCATATATTGATTTAAACAGCAATCTTCTTTTTGGACAAATACCATCATGGCTTGAAAAATTGCCCGAGTTGGGAGAGCTTAAGCTCTCCTCCAATAATTTTTCTGGGCCTCTTCCCTTAGGCCTATTCAAATGTTCCAAATTGCTAGTTCTCTCTCTAAATGATAACTCTCTGAATGGAAGTCTCCCATCTGATATTGGTGATCTTGCATACCTTAATGTCCTCAGACTTGACCACAACAAGTTTTCTGGACCTATCCCTCCGGAGATAGGTAAGTTGAGCAAGATTTATGAGCTCCGGCTCTCTAGAAATAACTTCAATGCTGAGATGCCACCTGAGATTGGAAAACTTCAAAATCTCCAAATCATTTTAGACCTCAGTTACAATAATCTCTCAGGCCAAATCCCATCTTCTGTTGGGACTCTGTTAAagttagaagcacttgatcttTCCCACAATCAACTCACTGGAGAAGTCCCACCACATATTGGGGAAATGAGCAGCTTGGGAAAGCTTGATCTCTCTTACAACAACCTTCAAGGAAAATTGGATAAGCAGTTCTCCCGCTGGCCAGACGAGGCATTTGAAGGAAACCTACAGCTTTGTGGAAGCCCTCTTGAGCGTTGCCGCCGTGATGATGCTTCTAGGAGTGCAGGCCTAAATGAGTCATTGGTAGCAATTATATCTTCCATTTCAACTTTAGCTGCAATTGCTCTTTTGATACTTGCGGTGAGAATCTTCTCCAAAAACAAGCAAGAATTTTGCTGGAAAGGCAGTGAAGTGAATTATGTTTACTCTTCCTC from Glycine soja cultivar W05 chromosome 8, ASM419377v2, whole genome shotgun sequence includes:
- the LOC114421514 gene encoding LRR receptor-like serine/threonine-protein kinase GSO1 — protein: MPQMTKFSTFAIAFLLCFSSMLLVLGQVNSDSESILRLLLEVKKSFVQDQQNVLSDWSEDNTDYCSWRGVSCELNSNSNSISNTLDSDSVQVVVGLNLSDSSLTGSISPSLGLLQNLLHLDLSSNSLMGPIPPNLSKLTSLQSLLLFSNQLTGHIPTELGSLTSLRVMRLGDNTLTGKIPASLGNLVNLVNLGLASCGLTGSIPRRLGKLSLLENLILQDNELMGPIPTELGNCSSLTIFTAANNKLNGSIPSELGQLSNLQILNFANNSLSGEIPSQLGDVSQLVYMNFMGNQLEGAIPPSLAQLGNLQNLDLSTNKLSGGIPEELGNMGELAYLVLSGNNLNCVIPKTICSNATSLEHLMLSESGLHGDIPAELSQCQQLKQLDLSNNALNGSINLELYGLLGLTDLLLNNNSLVGSISPFIGNLSGLQTLALFHNNLQGALPREIGMLGKLEILYLYDNQLSEAIPMEIGNCSSLQMVDFFGNHFSGKIPITIGRLKELNFLHLRQNELVGEIPATLGNCHKLNILDLADNQLSGAIPATFGFLEALQQLMLYNNSLEGNLPHQLINVANLTRVNLSKNRLNGSIAALCSSQSFLSFDVTENEFDGEIPSQMGNSPSLQRLRLGNNKFSGEIPRTLAKIRELSLLDLSGNSLTGPIPAELSLCNKLAYIDLNSNLLFGQIPSWLEKLPELGELKLSSNNFSGPLPLGLFKCSKLLVLSLNDNSLNGSLPSDIGDLAYLNVLRLDHNKFSGPIPPEIGKLSKIYELRLSRNNFNAEMPPEIGKLQNLQIILDLSYNNLSGQIPSSVGTLLKLEALDLSHNQLTGEVPPHIGEMSSLGKLDLSYNNLQGKLDKQFSRWPDEAFEGNLQLCGSPLERCRRDDASRSAGLNESLVAIISSISTLAAIALLILAVRIFSKNKQEFCWKGSEVNYVYSSSSSQAQRRPLFQLNAAGKRDFRWEDIMDATNNLSDDFMIGSGGSGKIYKAELATGETVAVKKISSKDEFLLNKSFIREVKTLGRIRHRHLVKLIGYCTNKNKEAGWNLLIYEYMENGSVWNWLHGKPAKANKVKRSIDWETRFKIAVGLAQGVEYLHHDCVPRIIHRDIKSSNVLLDTKMEAHLGDFGLAKALTENCDSNTESNSWFAGSYGYIAPEYAYSLHATEKSDVYSMGIVLMELVSGKMPTNDFFGAEMDMVRWVEMHMDIHGSAREELIDPELKPLLPGEEFAAFQVLEIALQCTKTTPQERPSSRKACDRLLHVFNNRTVNFEKMNLDHYK